The genomic DNA CTACAACATTACATGAAGAGATCTCATCAGAAGTTTGTTGATGTTATGTGTACGTGCATTGGGCAGTTGTGTGATTGAAAGTCCATCATATGGTCCCACCTGATGCATCACTGACTCTACTCTTTGACTCTGAGaatttttgtttacatatttcatgaaaagtatgGGGCTGATTTCAAGTTATCAAACGGATTCAAAAAGTTCCAGAAACCCTAAAAGTTCAAGGGCACATGAGTCATTGATCATTACTGGTACATCTTCCCAGGGCTTTGTAAAAAAAGGGAAATACCTACAGAGCGAGAAAAAATGGGAGAGGGGGCCAGACTTGATGTCATAGCAAAAGGCACGAGAGAAAACTACAAAAATGTGCGTGGATGGGGATGTTTGCATGTTCAAACAATGTTCAGTGTACAGTTGCTATGTCATTATTGTAAAAGGGGGAGGGGGCATACCACACTACGGGTGCTGCTGTGGTTCAAAACAGCGAGTCGACATCATACATGAGAACCAGCAAGTGACACTCATAGAGGTGAATGTCCTCAACTGTCCACACTGCATGATGTGCCATACACTCCGTGCGGCCGAGGCACACAACAGGTGTATTTGTGACCTAAGAGTGTATTTGTGTCTCTTCGATTTTACAAACCTCTTGCTGCTCTTCGCACGACATGATCCTGATATCTTTTCACGGATTTCTGATGCTCCAGATGTTATTCACCTTTCACCATCCTCGAAATCACCCATGTAGGTAATCAACTCGCACTTCCCAGTTCACCAAGATTCTCTCTGACACCGGAAGTACTctgtgtttaaaatttgaccaaTCCGAGTGGTCGTTTCATTCCGGGTTTGGCAGGAAAGACCAAAACAAATAATGATTTATCTTGTTGAGGGCGCACCATCAAAAACTTCCCTGTTCAAGTCCCGGGTTCAAGTCTATCGCCATATGACCTTCACGTTCGGGTATGACCTTCAACTCGCATGGACTCATTCATTCAGATACCGACATTCAGTTACTTACTTCAACATTACTTAGAGTGGAAGGGTACAGCAGTAATATTGTCATTACCATTGGTATGGTACAGTTATAAAGGTAAGATGACGGGACGGTTGAAATCAAAAAAACGCAGGCATAGTGAGTCAGGGAATAGCACTCTTAGCAGTCCCCGAAAAGGTCGAAAGAAGAGGAGACATAGATCGTCACCGGAAAGACGAAAAAGCAAAACTAACATTTCAAAAGACGTCGTGTCTGCAGGGAAACGATCACAGAAGAAAGCCAGGGTCAGTGATGATGACAAGGACAAGCCCACCAATGGAGCCATGGACGTAAAATGTGATGTCAAAGACGAGCAACTTGAAGGGTTTGAAGTGTCAACGACTGGATCTGATAGCCAGGAACAAGATCCAGCTGAGCGTGCGTTATCATCACATTCTCAAGAAGATGTTTCAGAGAGTGGATACCTTCAAGATGAAAGGGACCTACTAGCACGTGTGTAGAGTTTGTATTATTTggcaataataaaataataaccCAAGTAAAACTTCAAAACACAATACCAGCACTAATTgcacacaaaataaaaccattcaatatttacatgtaataaagGTAATACCAGTATACAGCTTGCTTGGCTTAATTTTGGACAGAAATTTCATGTCTACGTGAGAATGGGAAAACTGTTGTTAATCTCTTTGAGCCAGTTTTATTCCACTGCACAAGTTATAGCAGATCTATCCTGGTTCATCTTATCTGAAGTCCTGGCATTGTTCAATTCCTACAGCTGTCATTGCAGTGGTGACCCATCATTCTTCCTGCAGGATATGCCTGCCTTTGAATGGGCTCTAGATTTACTTGGTTATACCAATTCCAAAATTTGTTCATAGAGGGCGTTGGGAATGAACATAGACTGCTATATTGCTGTTGTATAATCCCTGGTGTTTATCCCACATTTTTCCCAGACTGGTTTGCAAACATcatataaaattatttgaaatcaaGTTACACCAGACATAATCCATCACAAGTGAGCACGAAAagtgtttgtatttatgtatatagCCTTCCATCCTTTTTTGTAATTGTTTCAGCATACAAAATGGCACCAGTCACGAGAAGGAAGTACT from Ptychodera flava strain L36383 chromosome 12, AS_Pfla_20210202, whole genome shotgun sequence includes the following:
- the LOC139144763 gene encoding uncharacterized protein; amino-acid sequence: MDSFIQIPTFSYLLQHYLEWKGTAVILSLPLVWYSYKGKMTGRLKSKKRRHSESGNSTLSSPRKGRKKRRHRSSPERRKSKTNISKDVVSAGKRSQKKARVSDDDKDKPTNGAMDVKCDVKDEQLEGFEVSTTGSDSQEQDPAERALSSHSQEDVSESGYLQDERDLLAPYKMAPVTRRKYCNSVMASFWKALEIGWDSDEDHDSESHSGDDLSVISVRENYVDGERVEDDTSLIRSL